A single region of the Silene latifolia isolate original U9 population chromosome 8, ASM4854445v1, whole genome shotgun sequence genome encodes:
- the LOC141596733 gene encoding LOW QUALITY PROTEIN: cytochrome P450 76AD1-like (The sequence of the model RefSeq protein was modified relative to this genomic sequence to represent the inferred CDS: inserted 2 bases in 1 codon; substituted 1 base at 1 genomic stop codon), protein MEYYYTITFSLIVILATLIIKSKLGKTKLPPGPKPWPIIGNIHMLGDKPHRTVAELVNKYGPIMSLKLGTVTTIVISSPEIAKEMFLKHDLALSSRMFPDSSRVANHDKHSMVWLSVGPKWRTFRKILMVQLFTNQRLDASQGLRQKKVNDLVEHARLCCEKGLPVDIGKAGFTTSLNLLSNTLFSMDMASHDSLNSQDFKDLACRIMEETAAPNVSDFFPVLRHLDLQGIRKRIRGHFEKMLGIFEKIIDQRVKDKSDDAQHDVLDSLLQLINDNELSLDDVKHLLLDLFIAGTDTTSNVLEWAMTELLCNPEKMVKAQTELDQVVGKNNGPIQESDISKLPYIQAVVKQXGSVHTAXPFLIPHKADKDVELCGYMVPKNAQIWVNTWSIGRDPNVWPDALLFLPERFLGSEVDTKGRDFELIPFGSGRRICPGMPLAYRMVHLMLATLVYSFDWKHANGLNPQDIDVEEKFGLTLQKVKPLLAIPLTR, encoded by the exons ATGGAATATTATTACACCATAACTTTTTCTTTAATTGTAATCTTAGCTACTCTAATAATCAAGTCAAAGCTTGGCAAAACCAAACTCCCTCCAGGACCAAAACCATGGCCTATAATAGGAAACATTCACATGCTCGGCGACAAGCCCCATCGCACTGTCGCCGAACTTGTGAATAAGTACGGGCCTATAATGTCTCTCAAGTTAGGAACCGTGACTACCATAGTCATATCATCCCCGGAAATAGCCAAGGAAATGTTCCTCAAACACGACTTAGCCTTGTCTAGCAGGATGTTTCCGGATTCTTCAAGAGTGGCAAACCATGATAAGCATTCCATGGTTTGGCTCTCTGTCGGTCCGAAATGGCGGACCTTTAGGAAAATCCTCATGGTCCAATTGTTCACTAACCAACGACTCGATGCTAGTCAAGGTTTACGGCAAAAAAAGGTTAATGATTTGGTTGAACATGCACGATTGTGCTGTGAAAAAGGGTTGCCTGTTGATATAGGCAAGGCCGGGTTTACGACCTCGTTAAATTTGTTGTCCAACACGTTATTCTCTATGGATATGGCGAGCCATGACTCTTTAAATTCACAGGATTTTAAGGATCTTGCTTGTCGTATAATGGAAGAAACTGCGGCGCCAAATGTTTCGGATTTTTTCCCAGTACTTCGGCACTTGGATTTACAAGGCATAAGGAAAAGAATCAGGGGTCATTTCGAAAAAATGCTTGGGATATTTGAGAAGATCATTGATCAAAGGGTGAAAGATAAGAGTGATGATGCACAGCATGATGTGCTAGACAGTCTTCTTCAGCTTATCAATGATAATGAGTTGAGCCTTGATGATGTCAAACATTTGTTATTG GATTTATTTATTGCCGGGACAGATACAACCTCAAATGTGTTAGAATGGGCGATGACAGAGTTATTATGTAACCCAGAAAAAATGGTGAAAGCTCAAACTGAATTAGACCAAGTAGTTGGCAAAAATAATGGACCAATACAAGAATCTGATATCTCAAAATTACCATATATTCAAGCAGTAGTAAAACAATGAGGTTCTGTACACACTGC CCCATTCCTAATACCCCACAAAGCCGATAAGGATGtcgaactatgtggctatatggTGCCAAAGAATGCCCAAATATGGGTCAACACATGGTCAATCGGTCGTGATCCAAATGTGTGGCCGGATGCTCTATTATTTTTGCCCGAAAGATTTTTAGGAAGTGAAGTTGATACGAAAGGAAGAGATTTTGAACTAATACCATTTGGATCAGGCAGAAGGATTTGCCCAGGGATGCCTTTAGCATATAGGATGGTGCATCTAATGTTGGCCACTCTTGTTTATTCATTTGATTGGAAACATGCTAATGGCCTAAATCCTCAAGATATAGACGTTGAGGAAAAGTTTGGATTGACATTGCAAAAGGTTAAGCCACTTCTAGCTATACCTCTCACTAGATGA